The genomic DNA AAAAGTTTCTCAACACGCTACAAAACCACGGGAAGAAGGAAATCCACATCAACCTCTACCACCACCAGTGCGAGTTTTTTGCCCTGAACGGTAATCAAGTGGTGTTGTATAATAATTTAGATGTGAATTCCGAAGTGGATTTTCTTTATTTCATTATGTTCACGCTGAGCAAAATCGGCTTTGGGCTGGCGGAAACCCACTTTTTTGTGTATGGTGAAACAACGGAAAATGACACCTTTATTTCGGAGCTTACCAAATTTGTGAAGCACCTGAAAATCGGCTTTGACAACCTGCATCAGAAAAATTTCATTATGGCGCTATAAACGCTTTTTTCACTTTTTAAACCCACGCTTCAATTTATGTACAGAATTATCTCGGGACAATGGAAATCCAAAAGAATAGCCGCACCAAAACATTTTGAAGTCCGTCCTACAACGGATTTCGCAAAGGAGGCTTTGTTTAGTATTTTAGAACATCGGCTGGATTTGGGCTTTATTTCCGCATTGGATCTATTTGCGGGCATCGGTTCTATTTCTTTAGAATTGGCGTCACGGGGGTGCCAAGATATTACGGCAATAGAGTTTAATGCCAAACACGCGGGATTTATCAACAGTACCGCGCAAGATTTGGGCTTTGGGTTACAGCTGAATGTTCAAAAAAGCGATGTTTTTGAGTGGTTAAAAAAGCGCCGAAATCAAGATAAATCTTACGACCTCATCTTCGCCGATCCTCCTTTTGATTTGCCTGAAAATAAATATCAAGAACTCCTTCAACTGGTGCTGGAACAACCTTTATTGAAGGACAACGGCATCTTGATTTTAGAACATCAGAGCAAAATGAAAATAGAGCATCCGCTATGCACTGAAACCCGAAAATACGGCAATGTGAGCTTTTCGTTCTTTCAACTTCAGCCTTAGAGGTTACAATATTTTGAGCTCTAAATGGATCGCTTTACCAAAGAATTTCTTAGAGATTTTCTCAAAGTTTTTGGTTAAATCTGAGAGGTAAAATTGGGTCTCCACCCCTGCCGAACCATCATTGAGCAAGTTATTCTTCTCCAATGAAGTTCTAATATCATTCGCTACAATGCTCGGCGAGTCGATCACTCGGACTCTGTTGCCGTAGTACTGTTTTACCTCATCTATCAACAGTGGGTAATGGGTACAGCCCAAGATTAAAGTCTCAATATTTTTGAGTTTTTTATTGCTGAGATAATGGTAGAGAATGGCGTGCGTAATCGGATGGTTTTTAAAGCCTTCCTCTATGGCAGGCACCAACAGCGGCGTTGCCAACTCATCTACCTTGATATATTTATTGTACTTGCGAATGCTTTTTCTATACACGCCAGAATTCACGGTGGCTTTGGTCGCAATAACACCCACATTCGTATGGATTTCATACGCCACTTTCTCCGCCACAGGGTTAATCACATCAAAAACCAACGCTTGGTTGCCCACCAATTTTTTAACCTCTTTTAAGGCATTGGCGGTCGCAGTGTTACAGGCAATCACAACGGCTTTGCAGTTTTGTTCCAACAAAAAAGAAGTGATTTTTTCAGAAAAACGGATAATCGCCTCCTTGGATTTATCCCCATACGGCAAGTGCTTGGTATCGCCAAAATAAATGATGCTCTCGTGAGGCATCTGCCTTTTAATTTCCTTAGCTACGGTCAGTCCGCCCACGCCAGAGTCAAACATGCCAATGGGCTGTTGCGGTGATAAATGCGAATAATGCTGATGTTTATTTTTCAAAATAAAGCCTCTTTTGGTGCTGCAAAGGTAAACATTTTTAATGATATTTTGCCGATGATACGGTGTCTACAATGGAGGGACTCCCCTCATTTAAGGCGTTTCTTTTTCATTTTGGTCAGCATCCATCAGGTGGTTATTTTTAAGGCGCTGCCGATAAACAGGGAAATATTTTTCAAAATAAACCTTTGCCACCTCGTACCTGCCTTGCTCCACCAAGGGGGACAACCGCTCCGAAGTGTAGACAAATTGTAAAAAATCATCAATATAATGTTGGGGAATTTTCTGATTGATGAAGTAGGCATCACCATAATATTTCCGAATGGCACTGGTGGTATTCAGCATTTTTTCATACGCTTGCAAGCGCTGTTTCTTCTGTTGCTCGCCAGAAATCATATCATAAATGGTACTCAGATTAAAGCTCAGCCCTCCCCCAGCCAAAGCCACAGGAGCGTCTGGAAGGCTTTCGCCTTTGGGTTCTGGCAGGTTGAGTTTCCGCTTGATTTCCAATGCCGAATGTGGATTTTCCAATGCCAAAATATCTTTTTTAAGGATGCCACTGGGCTTAAATTTGGAAATTCTAACCTCCGCAATTTCCTTGTATGCCCACTCTAACGCGATAATGTTATGTTGAGATTGGAGCATCTCTGCGGTGACTTTCACATCTTTTCGCTCGGTGGATAGAGAGGTAAATCTGACCACATCGCCCAGCTGTGCCGCCACCGAAAACTGCCCTCTATAACCACTCAGCTGTGTTTTCTGCGTGGTCAAGTTGGTCACATAAACGGGATTAAAATAGGTATGGGCGCCCTCTTTAATCATCACCTCCCCTTGGAATTGCTGCGCCGAAATGATGACGCTCCAGCACAACACCAATCCCCATAAGCGGTATTTCATTTTAATCTTCAATTTCAATATTTCCTGCAAAAATAAAGGAAGTCGCCATAAAATAGCGTTAATTTTTTCACAAAATCAACGCTATAAAAGATTAAATAGAAGTTAAAATTAAACTGTAAAATTCTAATTCTGTATAGAGGTGGGCGCTGTTAGTGAGATGATCATATTTTTATGAACATTCTTTTTAGAAGCATAGACGGCGCCACATAATACGCCACTAAACTCATAATCGCCTTTTTCTATAACGATGCTGTTTTCACCTTGGGCAGGCACAGGGAGCTGGTAAAGCCCTTTCCCCTGAAGTTTCATCACTAAATTACATCCTGAATTATTCTTCACCAATACTATGGTTTGACTATTGGTAGGATCGCTATCAAAGAGTTGGTTTAATAAACTGAGTGTTCTTTGGCTATGTTTAGCCTCATATTCGGTCATTAGTTTTTTAAATTCTTCATCAGAAACCACCAATGAATTATTTTTCAAAGTCATATTAAACACTGGTTTAGGATATACCATAACCACGGATTTTTGCTTCATCCATTCTTTGCTTTTCAGAACTGCCAACTTTTGTTTAAGTAGAAATCGATTAGGGTCTGATAGACTCGTTTTTTGAATATAATTTTCGATTTCTGTAATGCTCTGACTCTCTAAAATCGCATTAACATTATTGTCTTGTGTTCCGCAACCCACTAAAATCATCATTACAAGCGGAAGAAAAAATTTTCTTTTCATTTACTATTGTTTATTAGCCTCGCAAAAATAATAGAATACGCGACATTTTACAAGTGTTTTTGCCATTATTTTTTATTTTTAAAATTGAGCTAAAATGCCCCAATGGATTTTGGTGTCTTTAAATCTAAGTGGCTCTCCAAAGGCTGTCCCGTTAGAAATCTGAAAACTCATAATGCCCAATGGTAATTTGATCCTAAACCCTGTGCCGATACTATAAAGCCGAATGGCGCGATCAAAAGAAGGATTTTGCAAATGTGCCAATTGCGTAAACACATCAAAAAAAGCTTGATTGCCAATTAAATAGCGGTATTCAGCGCTGCCATAAGCATAAAACTGTGCCAACAAGCTGTTTTCATTAAAACCTCGGAGGGAATTCCAACCGCCCAGCCTCAGCATCTCATTGACAGACAGTTGCTCAGGTGTGCTGATGCCTACCATTTCGGCTTTAACATTGAGAAAATGCCGCCCTTTCAACCGAATATTATGCTCCCCAAAGACCTCATAATATTGCTGTCCAAAGTGCTGCTCCGCATCCATATCTTGCATCTGAAGCGCCGAAGCTTCGGCTTTTACTTTCGTTTGATAGAGCAAGAGTTCATACGGGCTATTTTGTTCAAATTCATACCAAAGTCCAACGCCTTTTTTATTAAAATTCTTGGCTGTGGTCCGCTCTTGAAGCGCCGAGGACAACTCAAAATGCCCTTTCAACCCAATTTTATGCTGATTTTGCCATTGGTAATAGAGGCTCGGCTGGATTTTAACATTCGCAAAAGTGGAATCTTGTCGGAAAATATTCATCTGAAACTGCGCCCCCACATCAGAATTTAAGATATACGGCAATTCCGTTTCTAAGTTGAAAGTCTGTCCGCCATTCGGGTTTTTCTGCCAGAAGAAATGCACGGTTTCAAAAGCATTAAAGATATTTTTAAAGTTAAAATTAAGGCTTCCCGTTAGGCTTATTTTCTCGGAATCATTATTGCCAAAGCCCAAAACACCATCAAAATAATTGGCTTTTTTCTTTTTTAAGAAAAGGAACACCTGCGTAGAATCTGCCGTAAAAAGCGTTTGCGGCGACCGCTCCAAAGCCACAAACTGATGATTTTGGAAGACTTTCATGATCTTCTCTAAAGCTTGAGGCTCATAAGTTTTGCCCACAAACTGGCGTTCTAAATTCTTAACCACGCGTTTAGGCAGGCGCTCGTAACCTCGTATTTGAAAGCCATCTATCGTTCTCTTTTCGGTCTTTACCAATGAGATTTTAACCTCTGGCACCTCATCTTTCATCCGCAAATATTGGGTTTTCACGCGGCTAAACGCATAGCCTTCATCAATATATTTTTGGTTGATTTGATGTTTTAAAGCCTCTAAATTCGGTGTAAAATAGGGCGTAGGAAATTGCAGTTTCTCCATTATTTCTGGAGAGAAAACCACCCAAGCTTGGTTATAATTTTTCCCTTTATCATACAGAATTTCAATCTGTTCAGGCTTCTGCTCTACCCTAAGCACCTTGGCAAAATAATAATGCTGTTCCACCAAAGAATCTAAAAATTGAGCCGCAGCGAGAGAATCTTTTCTCAACACTTTTTGCTGGGTTTCTTGGTCTATCAGCACCATAGGCAATTGCTGTGTTTTCGCCCAAACACTACACAAAATCAGGAAAATAAGCCTTATTTGCTTTATCATTTTAATCCATTTGATTGTACTTGCGCATCAGTTTTTCATAAAACCTTTGAGGCAATAGCCATTTGAGAGGCACGCCTATTTTCTGTCCCAATTTACCATAATAATAATGGGGCTTCCACGATTTTTTCTGGAGCAACTGCTCTATATATTGGGCGACCGCTTCTGGCGGCGTGCCTTGGTCTACATGGGCGTTCATCAGGGCGTAGACCTTTTCAAACAAACTCTGGTAAGCGGGTGATACCTGAGATTTCACACGGTGGTCTGCAATATTGGTTTTTATGTCGCCTAAATGTAGCGCGCAGACTTGCACCTGCCATTGGGCAACCTCATAGCGCATCGCTTCGGTTACCTTATCCAAAGCGGCTTTAGAGGCTGAATAAAAACCTCTAAACGGCAAGCCCATCTCTGAGCCAATGCTGGAAATATTGATAATTTCGCCACGCTGCTGGGTTCTCATCGTGGGCATTACAGCACTCATCATCTGCACTGCTCCCACCAGATTAAGGTTGAACAGTTTTAAAATATCGGCTTTGGTGGCATCTTCCACAGCGCCCACCATACCCATTCCTGCATTGTTGATGAGAACATCTATCCGCTGTTCTTGGGTTAAAATCTGCTGCACTGCCTCTGTAATTTGCTGTTGCTCGGTGACATCTACAGAAATGGAGGTCCAAAATTCAGAGTGGGTGGGCGTGCGGCTGAGCCCATAGACACGATGCCCTTTCTTTCCAAAATAATCTGCCAATGCCTTCCCTATTCCTGCTGAAGTGCCTGTAATGATGATGACTTTTTGCTGTGGTGATTCCATAAAACCCAATTTTTCTATGCAAGAATAAGCATTTTAGCACAAATAAAAAAACGACTCACTTAGTGCAAGCCGTTTTTAAATCAGAAAATGGAAAATTATTTCTTATTTTTTCGCTGTTGTTCTTGCAATCTTTGTTGCTCTTGTGCCTTCTCCATCATCTCTCTCATTCTCTTTTGGAATTTGCCTTCTTTTTTAGGTTTCGCCTTGTTGGCTTGGATCTGAGCATGGATTTTCTTTTCATCTAAAATCACATATTTAATCACTAAGATAATCAAAATATTGATGGCATTAGACACGAAATAATACCACGATAATCCCGATGCTGCCGAGTTAAGGAAGAAGAAGAACATCAGTGGGAAGATGTACATCAATGGTTTCATATTCGGCATACCTTCTTGGGTTGGCTGTTGCATATTACCTGCCGTCATCATCGTATAGATCAGCACTACCGCTGTACACGCCAACGCAAATAAACTGATGTGCTCACCCAAAAATGGAATGTGGAATGGCAGTTTTATAATATCATCATAAGCGGTAAGGTCTGTTGCAAACCAGAAACTTTTTCCCCTTAAATCCAACATATTCGGGAAGAAACGGAACAAGGCATAGAAAATCGGGATCTGCAATAATGCTGGCAGACAGCCCGCCAACTGGTTAACGCCCGCCTTTCTATACACCGCCATTACTTCTTGTTGCTTTTTCATTGGGTCGGCATCTTTGTACTTGGCGTTGACCTCCTCTATTTCTGGGCGGATCACACGCATCATCGCACTGAGTTTGTGCTGTTTATAGGTAATCGGTGACAATACAATTTTCACAAGAATCGTCATCAAGAATATTACCCAACCTGCAGCAATGCCCCACGAGGATATCATATTATACATTGGAATGAAAATCCAACGGTTAACGGTACCGATAAACGACCAGCCTAATGGCAATATTTCATCAAAGTTTTTGTTGTAGGTTTTTAGTAAATCTAAATCCAAAGGCAAGAAATACCAAGTGAAGTTTTGGTTAAATTCTCCAGAAGCCAGCTCCAATTGTCCATCAAAGTTGAACTTCTTCAAATACTCGCCTTGCTCTATCATGTCTTGGTTTCCTTTTGAGTTTTTGAAACCTTGTTTCGCCTCTATAATCGGAGCGAAGAATTGTTGTTTTATCGCTAACCAATTGAGGGTTTCATCAGGTTCTTCCAGCGTCGTTCTCGCATCATAATC from Riemerella columbina includes the following:
- a CDS encoding RsmD family RNA methyltransferase, translated to MYRIISGQWKSKRIAAPKHFEVRPTTDFAKEALFSILEHRLDLGFISALDLFAGIGSISLELASRGCQDITAIEFNAKHAGFINSTAQDLGFGLQLNVQKSDVFEWLKKRRNQDKSYDLIFADPPFDLPENKYQELLQLVLEQPLLKDNGILILEHQSKMKIEHPLCTETRKYGNVSFSFFQLQP
- the murI gene encoding glutamate racemase, giving the protein MFDSGVGGLTVAKEIKRQMPHESIIYFGDTKHLPYGDKSKEAIIRFSEKITSFLLEQNCKAVVIACNTATANALKEVKKLVGNQALVFDVINPVAEKVAYEIHTNVGVIATKATVNSGVYRKSIRKYNKYIKVDELATPLLVPAIEEGFKNHPITHAILYHYLSNKKLKNIETLILGCTHYPLLIDEVKQYYGNRVRVIDSPSIVANDIRTSLEKNNLLNDGSAGVETQFYLSDLTKNFEKISKKFFGKAIHLELKIL
- a CDS encoding DUF6759 domain-containing protein — translated: MKRKFFLPLVMMILVGCGTQDNNVNAILESQSITEIENYIQKTSLSDPNRFLLKQKLAVLKSKEWMKQKSVVMVYPKPVFNMTLKNNSLVVSDEEFKKLMTEYEAKHSQRTLSLLNQLFDSDPTNSQTIVLVKNNSGCNLVMKLQGKGLYQLPVPAQGENSIVIEKGDYEFSGVLCGAVYASKKNVHKNMIISLTAPTSIQN
- a CDS encoding BamA/TamA family outer membrane protein, translated to MIKQIRLIFLILCSVWAKTQQLPMVLIDQETQQKVLRKDSLAAAQFLDSLVEQHYYFAKVLRVEQKPEQIEILYDKGKNYNQAWVVFSPEIMEKLQFPTPYFTPNLEALKHQINQKYIDEGYAFSRVKTQYLRMKDEVPEVKISLVKTEKRTIDGFQIRGYERLPKRVVKNLERQFVGKTYEPQALEKIMKVFQNHQFVALERSPQTLFTADSTQVFLFLKKKKANYFDGVLGFGNNDSEKISLTGSLNFNFKNIFNAFETVHFFWQKNPNGGQTFNLETELPYILNSDVGAQFQMNIFRQDSTFANVKIQPSLYYQWQNQHKIGLKGHFELSSALQERTTAKNFNKKGVGLWYEFEQNSPYELLLYQTKVKAEASALQMQDMDAEQHFGQQYYEVFGEHNIRLKGRHFLNVKAEMVGISTPEQLSVNEMLRLGGWNSLRGFNENSLLAQFYAYGSAEYRYLIGNQAFFDVFTQLAHLQNPSFDRAIRLYSIGTGFRIKLPLGIMSFQISNGTAFGEPLRFKDTKIHWGILAQF
- a CDS encoding SDR family oxidoreductase; translated protein: MESPQQKVIIITGTSAGIGKALADYFGKKGHRVYGLSRTPTHSEFWTSISVDVTEQQQITEAVQQILTQEQRIDVLINNAGMGMVGAVEDATKADILKLFNLNLVGAVQMMSAVMPTMRTQQRGEIINISSIGSEMGLPFRGFYSASKAALDKVTEAMRYEVAQWQVQVCALHLGDIKTNIADHRVKSQVSPAYQSLFEKVYALMNAHVDQGTPPEAVAQYIEQLLQKKSWKPHYYYGKLGQKIGVPLKWLLPQRFYEKLMRKYNQMD
- the yidC gene encoding membrane protein insertase YidC; amino-acid sequence: MMQQNNGIDKNQILGFIFLTLFLFGVMFYFQNKSSEEQPQTKTEQTQSPKSVQPTTAKNLNTAVAASEIKTVELKNDKITVAFNTLGGQISSVMMAQYKAYNPKTNRDDLPLYLINNNNSSYGFQFKDKTGKIINTQDLIFTPEVQGNIVKMTAAFNGAKLQYIYTLSNYQVDFQVATQGLSQIVSGNKADFLWNYSPREFEKGRAQEQQHTEFVYAFNQYKSTDYDARTTLEEPDETLNWLAIKQQFFAPIIEAKQGFKNSKGNQDMIEQGEYLKKFNFDGQLELASGEFNQNFTWYFLPLDLDLLKTYNKNFDEILPLGWSFIGTVNRWIFIPMYNMISSWGIAAGWVIFLMTILVKIVLSPITYKQHKLSAMMRVIRPEIEEVNAKYKDADPMKKQQEVMAVYRKAGVNQLAGCLPALLQIPIFYALFRFFPNMLDLRGKSFWFATDLTAYDDIIKLPFHIPFLGEHISLFALACTAVVLIYTMMTAGNMQQPTQEGMPNMKPLMYIFPLMFFFFLNSAASGLSWYYFVSNAINILIILVIKYVILDEKKIHAQIQANKAKPKKEGKFQKRMREMMEKAQEQQRLQEQQRKNKK